One segment of Clostridium ljungdahlii DSM 13528 DNA contains the following:
- a CDS encoding hydrogenase small subunit codes for MNARSKVICPLIVDKERSSKAFTSEAIDLIERRKTKKLNAIWLEVTGCSGNIISFLNSENPGLDYILEKLINLKYNNTLMTSEGEYAFKQFLDTLNTEFILLVDGAVSTAQNGFYNIVANYEGNPVTALEAVKMAGEKAKHVLCVGTCASYGGISAARPNPSESKSVKEILNREVIRLPGCPCHPDWVVGTLAHLVAFGKPQLDKEGRPLLFYGITIHDSCTRRGFFDNRIFAKKFGENGCMFKLGCRGPVTKTDCPRRKWNGYVNWPVEDNTNCIGCANSRFPDGMEPFVRY; via the coding sequence ATGAATGCTCGAAGCAAGGTTATATGTCCTTTAATCGTAGATAAGGAACGCAGTTCAAAGGCTTTTACTAGTGAAGCTATAGATTTAATTGAAAGGAGAAAGACGAAAAAATTAAATGCTATATGGCTTGAAGTAACAGGATGTTCAGGAAATATCATTTCTTTTTTAAATAGTGAAAATCCTGGACTCGATTATATTTTGGAAAAACTCATTAATTTAAAATACAACAATACTCTAATGACTTCAGAAGGGGAGTATGCCTTTAAACAATTCTTAGATACATTGAATACTGAATTTATACTATTAGTAGATGGAGCAGTATCTACTGCCCAGAACGGTTTTTATAATATTGTTGCCAATTATGAAGGAAACCCTGTTACTGCACTTGAAGCTGTAAAAATGGCAGGAGAAAAAGCAAAGCATGTTCTCTGTGTAGGAACTTGTGCATCCTATGGTGGAATTTCTGCCGCCAGGCCAAACCCTTCAGAAAGCAAAAGTGTTAAAGAAATACTAAATCGTGAAGTCATAAGACTTCCAGGCTGTCCATGCCACCCGGATTGGGTAGTTGGAACTTTAGCACACTTGGTTGCTTTTGGAAAACCACAATTGGATAAAGAAGGAAGACCTCTTCTTTTTTATGGAATTACCATTCATGATAGTTGTACAAGAAGAGGATTTTTTGATAACAGAATTTTTGCAAAAAAATTTGGAGAAAATGGATGCATGTTTAAACTTGGATGCAGGGGGCCTGTAACTAAAACAGATTGTCCTAGGAGAAAGTGGAATGGGTACGTGAACTGGCCTGTTGAAGACAATACCAACTGTATAGGATGTGCAAATTCTAGATTTCCAGATGGTATGGAACCATTTGTAAGGTATTAG
- the rpsA gene encoding 30S ribosomal protein S1 has product MGNDNELNSMNEVMDQIDSSMKNVRSGEVVKGKVISVTDEQAMVNIGYIVDGVLPKSELCKDENVNVDEVLKVGDEIYVYVIKTNDEDGNVLLSKIKADREICWDRLTEVLKDDKAFEIVVKQVVKGGVIADLYGLRAFIPASQLSVKYVSDLNEFLGKTLLVKIIELDKSKSRIVLSRKEVEKLEFEKKKEKLWSSISKGDKVKGVVSRLTGFGAFIDLGGVEGLAHISELSWRRIKNPSEVVSVGDCVEVYVLNADKDKNRISLSLKDTKKNPWDNMDEKYNVNDIIEGTVSKIINIGAFVEIEPGVEGLVHISEISEEHIAKPSDVLKVGDRVKVKILDINTKDSRISLSIKDAVDKPKDNFKQYLDEDESGVTLGDLLKDKLKNIKFE; this is encoded by the coding sequence ATGGGCAATGATAATGAATTAAATTCAATGAACGAAGTTATGGATCAAATTGATTCATCTATGAAAAATGTGAGAAGTGGAGAAGTAGTAAAAGGTAAAGTAATTTCTGTAACCGATGAACAGGCCATGGTAAATATTGGCTACATAGTTGATGGAGTATTACCTAAAAGTGAATTATGTAAAGATGAAAATGTAAATGTGGATGAAGTTCTAAAAGTTGGGGATGAGATATACGTTTATGTAATTAAAACAAATGATGAAGATGGAAATGTACTGTTGTCAAAAATTAAAGCAGATAGAGAAATATGTTGGGACAGACTTACTGAGGTGCTAAAGGATGACAAAGCATTTGAAATAGTGGTAAAACAAGTAGTAAAGGGTGGAGTAATCGCTGATTTATATGGCCTTAGAGCGTTTATACCAGCTTCACAACTTTCAGTTAAATATGTTAGTGATTTAAACGAATTTTTAGGAAAAACTCTTTTGGTGAAGATAATAGAACTGGATAAAAGTAAATCAAGAATTGTGTTATCTAGGAAAGAAGTAGAAAAACTAGAGTTTGAAAAGAAAAAAGAAAAACTTTGGAGCAGCATATCTAAAGGAGATAAGGTTAAAGGAGTAGTAAGCAGGCTAACTGGATTTGGAGCTTTTATTGATCTAGGTGGTGTAGAAGGGCTTGCACATATTTCAGAACTTTCCTGGAGAAGAATAAAAAATCCTTCTGAAGTAGTATCTGTTGGGGATTGTGTAGAGGTATATGTGCTGAATGCAGATAAAGATAAAAATAGAATATCACTTTCCTTAAAGGATACGAAAAAAAATCCATGGGATAATATGGATGAAAAGTATAACGTAAATGATATAATAGAGGGAACTGTAAGCAAGATTATAAATATAGGTGCATTTGTAGAAATTGAACCAGGAGTAGAAGGACTTGTCCATATTTCAGAAATATCTGAAGAACATATTGCAAAACCATCTGATGTATTAAAAGTAGGAGATAGAGTAAAAGTAAAAATATTAGATATAAATACAAAAGATAGTAGAATATCCCTTAGTATAAAAGATGCAGTGGATAAGCCTAAAGATAATTTTAAACAGTATTTAGATGAAGATGAAAGTGGAGTTACCCTGGGGGATTTACTAAAAGATAAATTAAAAAACATAAAATTTGAATAA
- a CDS encoding energy-coupling factor ABC transporter ATP-binding protein yields MEIIDVSQVSYAYGDGSMALKDIKMKIKSGEKVAILGPNGAGKSTLFHLFNGILKPTSGTITVNGMEVCKKNLVEIRRNVGMVFQDSDDQLFNPTVRQEIAYGLLNMGVSGKKLENTIEWALKTVGMSGYEDKSPHNLSGGQKKRIALASVLAMKPKVMVLDEPTAALDPRGVHKLIRLLDSINKELGITLIFATHDVDTVPLLADKVYLLDKGKVVMGGTTEEVFNQKEVIRKINLRLPRVAHLIEILDRDGILNADDLPLTIGQAKDFLEKNKSQV; encoded by the coding sequence ATGGAAATTATTGATGTGTCTCAAGTTAGTTATGCTTATGGTGATGGGAGTATGGCGCTTAAAGATATTAAAATGAAAATAAAAAGTGGGGAAAAAGTAGCAATACTTGGCCCAAATGGTGCGGGAAAGTCTACGCTTTTTCACCTATTTAATGGAATTTTAAAACCTACATCTGGAACTATCACTGTAAATGGTATGGAAGTATGTAAAAAAAATTTAGTAGAGATTAGGCGCAATGTGGGAATGGTATTTCAGGATTCTGATGACCAGCTTTTTAACCCTACAGTCAGGCAGGAAATTGCCTATGGACTTTTAAACATGGGAGTTAGTGGAAAAAAGTTAGAGAATACTATAGAGTGGGCTTTAAAAACAGTGGGAATGTCAGGGTATGAAGATAAAAGCCCTCACAATTTAAGTGGTGGACAAAAAAAGAGAATTGCACTTGCAAGCGTACTTGCTATGAAACCAAAAGTTATGGTATTGGATGAGCCAACCGCAGCACTTGATCCACGAGGAGTACACAAATTAATTAGGCTTTTGGATTCTATAAATAAAGAACTTGGAATTACTCTAATTTTTGCAACACATGATGTGGATACAGTTCCACTTCTTGCAGATAAAGTTTATCTTCTAGATAAAGGAAAGGTCGTAATGGGAGGAACTACTGAAGAAGTATTTAATCAGAAGGAAGTTATCCGTAAGATTAATTTAAGACTTCCTAGAGTAGCACATTTAATTGAGATTTTAGATAGAGATGGAATTTTAAATGCTGATGATTTGCCACTTACTATTGGACAAGCAAAGGATTTTTTAGAAAAAAATAAGTCTCAAGTGTAA
- a CDS encoding PocR ligand-binding domain-containing protein has product MAFVLADMINISELKNLMERFYSITSIACYVKDISGEILNINSQKYIHIFDKLGDNKKEEYILNQIRNESKIGVFKGYGNLVYIGIPITINEEHIGTIFLNPVFIEKSDKDCFKVKFEESNFDERKYKLLIKNTPVISERYIEKITQFFHYGLILAQKTEDEFIMDLDINKKLNQSYVELFGIYEQLCASERQLRSKYDGIKKLAYYDQLTNLPNWNLFKKEVEKRIEKNQGIIFLYSK; this is encoded by the coding sequence ATGGCCTTTGTATTAGCTGATATGATAAATATATCCGAACTTAAAAATTTAATGGAAAGATTTTATTCTATAACTTCAATAGCTTGTTATGTAAAAGATATAAGTGGAGAAATACTTAATATAAATTCACAAAAATACATACATATATTTGATAAATTAGGCGATAACAAAAAAGAAGAATATATATTAAATCAAATTAGAAACGAAAGTAAAATAGGAGTTTTCAAGGGATATGGTAATTTAGTTTACATAGGTATACCAATTACCATAAACGAGGAGCATATTGGCACAATTTTTTTAAACCCTGTTTTTATTGAAAAGTCTGATAAAGATTGTTTTAAAGTTAAATTTGAAGAATCTAACTTTGATGAAAGAAAATATAAGCTTCTAATAAAAAATACACCTGTTATTTCGGAAAGGTACATTGAAAAAATTACCCAGTTTTTTCATTATGGGTTGATACTAGCACAAAAGACGGAAGATGAATTTATCATGGATTTGGATATAAATAAAAAGCTAAATCAAAGTTATGTAGAACTTTTTGGTATATATGAACAATTATGTGCATCAGAACGGCAGCTTAGATCTAAATATGATGGGATAAAAAAATTAGCCTATTATGATCAATTAACTAACTTACCTAATTGGAATCTTTTCAAAAAGGAAGTTGAAAAGAGAATAGAAAAAAATCAGGGGATAATTTTTCTATATTCCAAATAG
- the cbiQ gene encoding cobalt ECF transporter T component CbiQ, whose translation MELASFRKMYDKNSFLHCLDGRVKTVLFLSGIIIATFLSHWYLVTFLWGLSLFGYYTVHLPWKRLVKRLLIPFGIAWIVFISMLFTNGSHVLTYIPFGSYHLNIYKEGLDLGILLMLRIMAAVTLACVLSFCTPMIEILETLRIFKMPSIIVDLADMMYRYIFIIEETGKSMRHAQLSRMGYKASWFHQVKDTAEIAVYVIIQSLDRSIRVYNAMLSRGYNEDSIEAKFFTYPVPSKDFELGVVGVILLVVLIIANVLI comes from the coding sequence ATGGAACTAGCTTCATTTAGAAAAATGTATGATAAAAATAGTTTTTTACATTGTTTAGATGGGAGAGTCAAAACGGTTTTGTTTTTAAGTGGTATTATCATTGCTACTTTCCTTTCGCATTGGTATTTGGTAACTTTTTTATGGGGACTATCTTTATTTGGGTATTATACAGTACATTTGCCATGGAAAAGGCTTGTAAAAAGATTACTTATACCTTTTGGAATAGCGTGGATTGTATTTATAAGTATGCTTTTTACTAATGGTAGTCATGTTTTAACCTATATCCCATTTGGAAGTTATCATTTAAATATTTATAAAGAAGGACTTGATCTTGGAATTTTACTTATGCTTAGAATAATGGCAGCTGTTACCTTAGCTTGTGTACTATCTTTTTGTACGCCTATGATTGAAATACTCGAAACTCTTAGAATATTTAAAATGCCATCTATAATAGTAGACTTGGCAGATATGATGTATAGGTATATATTTATTATAGAAGAGACGGGAAAAAGTATGAGACACGCTCAGTTGAGTCGTATGGGATATAAGGCTAGTTGGTTTCATCAGGTTAAAGATACTGCAGAAATAGCAGTCTATGTTATAATACAATCTTTAGATCGAAGTATAAGAGTTTATAATGCCATGCTGTCAAGGGGATATAATGAAGATAGTATAGAAGCTAAATTTTTTACATATCCAGTACCTTCTAAGGATTTTGAACTTGGTGTAGTAGGTGTGATTTTATTGGTTGTTCTAATTATTGCAAATGTATTGATTTAA
- a CDS encoding nickel-dependent hydrogenase large subunit — MKKKITIDPITRISGFLETKVQVEKNIIVDAETSGLLFRGFEKMLKNREPLDAVYFTERICGICSTAHAVAAATALEDALKIKISVNDSYMRNLIHGFEFIQNHIRHFYNLTIPSYVKMPDINPLSSNQYEDYRLPYNLNKKISEDYIESIKYSRLAHEGLAILGGKAPHNHGIFVGGVTINIDPYKLTKVKSIISQINKFVSSVMLEDMNIISKYYADYFKMGGAYGNFMTYGIFDKYADPEISYVGPSVLINGRKYNFNSNKITENILHTWYTSDDETINLSKETGYSFIKSPTYNGYSMEVGPLARLILSGEYTGGSSCMDRNVARVLETKKILEIMQGLADRIKLIPAEQRIYQIPDKAFGAGLIDTTRGSLGHWISIEDKFIKHYNIITPTVWNMGPRNQSGALGIGEKSLVGTKIKDIKQPIEVGRIMRSFDPCVSCATHLVSDKYEPVDVQVIV; from the coding sequence ATGAAAAAGAAAATTACAATTGATCCAATTACGAGAATAAGCGGTTTTTTGGAAACTAAAGTGCAAGTAGAAAAAAATATTATAGTAGATGCTGAAACTAGTGGATTGCTTTTTAGAGGATTTGAAAAAATGTTAAAGAACAGAGAGCCGCTGGATGCAGTATATTTTACAGAAAGAATTTGTGGAATATGTTCAACAGCTCATGCCGTGGCGGCTGCTACAGCTCTTGAAGATGCTTTGAAGATAAAAATTAGTGTAAATGATTCGTATATGCGTAATTTAATACATGGTTTTGAATTTATACAAAATCATATAAGACATTTTTATAATTTGACCATACCAAGTTATGTGAAGATGCCCGATATAAATCCTCTTTCTTCAAATCAATATGAAGATTATAGATTGCCTTATAACCTAAATAAAAAGATAAGTGAAGATTATATTGAAAGTATTAAATACAGCAGGTTAGCCCATGAAGGGTTGGCTATCCTTGGAGGAAAAGCCCCCCATAATCATGGAATTTTTGTTGGAGGAGTTACCATAAATATAGATCCATATAAACTCACAAAAGTTAAATCTATTATTTCTCAAATTAATAAATTTGTAAGTAGTGTTATGTTAGAGGACATGAACATAATTTCAAAATACTATGCTGATTATTTTAAAATGGGAGGAGCTTATGGAAACTTTATGACTTATGGAATTTTTGACAAGTATGCTGATCCTGAGATAAGTTATGTAGGACCTTCTGTATTAATAAATGGACGAAAGTATAATTTCAATAGTAATAAAATTACGGAAAACATACTCCACACCTGGTATACAAGCGATGATGAAACGATAAATTTATCTAAAGAAACAGGTTACAGCTTTATAAAATCGCCAACCTATAATGGATATTCTATGGAAGTAGGACCTCTAGCAAGATTGATACTTTCAGGTGAGTATACTGGTGGAAGTTCATGTATGGACAGAAATGTTGCCAGAGTACTTGAAACAAAAAAGATTTTAGAAATTATGCAAGGACTTGCAGATAGAATTAAGCTTATTCCAGCAGAACAAAGAATATATCAAATACCAGATAAAGCATTTGGTGCAGGATTAATTGACACAACTAGAGGATCCTTGGGACACTGGATAAGTATAGAAGATAAATTTATAAAGCATTACAATATTATAACTCCTACAGTGTGGAATATGGGGCCAAGAAATCAATCAGGTGCGCTTGGAATTGGAGAAAAATCTTTAGTTGGAACGAAAATAAAAGATATAAAGCAGCCTATAGAAGTTGGGAGAATTATGAGATCTTTTGATCCTTGTGTTTCCTGTGCAACGCATCTTGTAAGTGATAAATATGAACCAGTGGATGTACAGGTTATAGTATGA
- a CDS encoding alpha/beta-type small acid-soluble spore protein, with amino-acid sequence MASRSNRALVPEAKEGLDRFKMEAAREVGVDLKDGYNGDITAREAGSVGGQMVKRMIESYEQNLK; translated from the coding sequence ATGGCAAGTAGAAGTAATAGAGCATTAGTTCCAGAAGCAAAAGAAGGTCTGGATAGATTTAAAATGGAAGCAGCAAGAGAAGTTGGAGTAGATTTAAAAGATGGATATAATGGTGATATTACAGCAAGAGAAGCTGGATCAGTAGGAGGACAGATGGTAAAAAGAATGATAGAATCCTACGAACAGAATTTAAAGTAG
- a CDS encoding cytochrome b5 domain-containing protein: MDFYLMKRLKIIRRKITFYKRNSMFAVCPFIKSHYRHLMNIQIGELEKLMNTMNKDIVRQEKQFTLEELSKYNGAGGSPAYVAVNGIVYDVSLSPVWGGGTHFSLYAGKDLTLQFKACHSGETKILNGLPKVGELKI, translated from the coding sequence TTGGATTTTTATTTAATGAAAAGGCTGAAGATAATTAGGAGAAAAATTACTTTTTATAAAAGAAATAGTATGTTTGCTGTATGTCCTTTTATAAAAAGCCATTATAGACATCTCATGAATATTCAAATAGGGGAATTAGAAAAACTAATGAATACAATGAACAAAGATATAGTAAGACAGGAAAAACAATTTACTTTGGAAGAACTTTCAAAATACAATGGTGCTGGTGGCTCTCCGGCGTATGTTGCTGTAAATGGAATAGTGTATGATGTGAGTTTGTCTCCTGTATGGGGTGGAGGGACGCATTTTAGTCTGTATGCTGGAAAAGATTTAACTTTACAATTTAAGGCATGTCACAGTGGAGAAACAAAGATATTAAATGGTCTACCTAAAGTGGGAGAGTTAAAAATTTAA
- a CDS encoding cell wall-binding repeat-containing protein, translating to MRKKLISLLSVFMFVFIFFGVRASAASPESIRLGGQDRYGTCSQIVNQGWKSSNYAVIVNGYNFPDALSAATLAKKYNAPILLNGSDRLENTTIEQIKRLSVKQVFIVGGTGVISNEVEDELHGMNISTERFSGLNRTETSVSVANQIGTSNGIILTTDSDYTDALSIASIAAKLQMPIILVPKDSVPDSVSQLVENKNIPVTYVLGGQDIISDAVSSKFPNVKRISGSDKYERNINIINAFSDKFDFSSICLAYSEDFADALSGSAFAALNSNPIVLVGSSTAPVTQCFIENKSFSKLYVFGGEAGITGDIVATLTNGKTSDKPQPSPEPQPQPQPAPADPSSEPTTPTDTSASHSELQKNLYNYLSDEDHRQSVLSRAIELHGGDTSNNCVYFQSEALRRSGLTDLPEWVCNTVQFTSQLLQRGWTKCEDLAQLRPGDICFTTNGPSHTYTFMKWCDPKSYDYAYICDNQGNEYGGNAYHKRNVDFATSLKDAIAYFMYEN from the coding sequence ATGAGAAAAAAATTAATTAGTTTACTTTCTGTTTTTATGTTTGTATTTATATTTTTTGGAGTGAGAGCTAGTGCTGCTTCACCGGAATCTATAAGATTAGGTGGACAAGATAGATATGGAACCTGTTCACAAATAGTAAATCAGGGTTGGAAGAGTTCCAACTATGCAGTTATTGTGAATGGATATAACTTTCCAGATGCCTTAAGTGCGGCAACTTTAGCTAAAAAATATAATGCACCAATACTTTTAAATGGCAGTGATAGATTAGAGAATACTACAATTGAGCAAATAAAGAGATTAAGTGTTAAACAAGTTTTTATTGTAGGAGGTACTGGAGTTATAAGCAATGAAGTTGAGGATGAGCTTCATGGGATGAATATATCAACTGAAAGATTTTCTGGACTTAACAGAACTGAGACCTCCGTATCAGTGGCAAATCAAATAGGGACATCTAATGGAATAATCTTAACTACAGATAGTGATTATACTGATGCACTTTCTATAGCTTCTATAGCTGCAAAATTGCAAATGCCAATTATATTAGTACCAAAGGATTCAGTACCAGATTCAGTAAGTCAATTGGTAGAAAATAAAAATATACCGGTAACTTATGTATTAGGTGGACAAGACATAATAAGTGATGCTGTGTCATCTAAGTTCCCAAATGTTAAGAGGATTTCTGGCAGCGATAAATATGAAAGAAATATAAATATAATAAATGCTTTTTCTGATAAATTTGATTTTAGTTCGATTTGTCTGGCTTATTCAGAAGACTTTGCAGATGCACTAAGCGGATCAGCTTTTGCTGCATTAAATTCAAATCCAATAGTTTTGGTAGGAAGCAGTACAGCTCCTGTAACACAATGTTTTATAGAAAATAAAAGCTTTAGTAAGTTATATGTATTTGGTGGTGAAGCTGGGATAACTGGAGACATAGTGGCAACTTTGACAAATGGCAAAACGTCAGATAAGCCTCAACCATCACCTGAGCCACAACCGCAGCCGCAGCCAGCACCAGCTGACCCATCATCTGAGCCAACTACACCAACAGATACTTCTGCTTCCCATTCTGAATTGCAGAAAAATCTTTATAATTATCTTAGTGATGAAGATCATAGACAATCAGTTTTAAGTAGAGCTATTGAACTTCACGGTGGTGACACAAGCAATAACTGTGTATATTTTCAAAGTGAAGCTTTGAGAAGATCAGGGCTTACTGATTTGCCAGAGTGGGTATGTAATACTGTACAATTTACATCACAACTTTTACAAAGAGGGTGGACTAAGTGCGAGGATTTAGCACAACTTCGACCTGGAGATATATGTTTTACAACGAATGGTCCAAGCCATACCTATACTTTTATGAAGTGGTGTGATCCAAAAAGTTATGATTATGCTTATATATGTGATAATCAAGGAAATGAGTATGGAGGAAATGCTTATCATAAGAGAAATGTAGATTTTGCTACATCATTAAAAGATGCTATTGCTTATTTTATGTATGAAAACTAG
- a CDS encoding DUF503 domain-containing protein encodes MKILLMKITLRASWVHSLKEKRMVVKSIVQKLKNKFNVSVAEVDEQDVHQMIVIGAAGICGTSAQVDSTMENIITFVENNTDAEIIDIQKEDVEGM; translated from the coding sequence ATGAAAATATTGCTTATGAAAATTACCTTGAGAGCGTCCTGGGTTCATTCATTGAAAGAAAAAAGAATGGTAGTAAAAAGCATAGTTCAAAAGTTAAAAAATAAGTTTAACGTATCTGTGGCAGAAGTTGATGAACAGGATGTTCATCAAATGATAGTTATAGGAGCTGCAGGAATATGTGGAACTTCTGCACAAGTAGATTCGACAATGGAAAATATCATAACTTTTGTAGAAAACAATACTGACGCGGAAATAATAGATATTCAAAAAGAAGATGTTGAAGGTATGTAA
- a CDS encoding P1 family peptidase yields MKEITFNSIEGMRIGNSQKLNGPTGCTVLVFEEGASAGVDVRGGSPGTRETDLLNPVNLVDKIHAVVLAGGSAFGLDAAGGVMQYLEEKSIGFDVSVTKVPIVCGAVLFDLNIGDFRVRPDKTMGYEACKNSELNLCENGNVGAGAGATVGKILGNEHAMKGGLGTFAIQVGELKVGAVVAVNCLGDVIDSKSQSIIAGALNEDKKSFAGTEKVMLKRYSEKKNLFSGNTTIGAVVTNGNFTKTQMNKVASMAHNGYGRAIRPAHSMFDGDTIFAASCGKIEADLSVVGFLAAEVMEKAIVRAVKSADSILQYKSYKDL; encoded by the coding sequence GTGAAAGAAATAACATTTAATAGCATAGAAGGAATGAGAATAGGAAATTCTCAAAAGTTAAATGGACCTACAGGTTGTACTGTACTTGTGTTTGAAGAAGGAGCAAGCGCTGGAGTTGATGTAAGGGGAGGTTCTCCAGGTACAAGGGAAACTGATCTCTTAAATCCCGTAAACTTAGTAGATAAAATTCATGCCGTAGTACTTGCAGGAGGAAGTGCTTTTGGACTTGATGCAGCAGGAGGAGTAATGCAGTACTTAGAAGAGAAGAGTATTGGTTTTGATGTATCAGTTACAAAAGTGCCTATAGTTTGTGGAGCTGTTTTATTTGATTTGAATATAGGAGATTTTAGAGTAAGACCAGATAAGACTATGGGATATGAAGCCTGTAAAAATTCAGAATTGAATTTATGTGAAAATGGAAATGTAGGTGCTGGAGCAGGTGCAACTGTAGGAAAAATACTTGGAAATGAACATGCCATGAAGGGCGGACTTGGAACTTTTGCAATTCAGGTTGGAGAACTTAAGGTAGGAGCTGTAGTTGCAGTTAATTGTCTTGGAGATGTAATAGATAGCAAGAGTCAGAGTATAATTGCAGGAGCCTTAAATGAGGATAAAAAATCTTTTGCAGGCACTGAAAAAGTAATGCTTAAAAGATATTCTGAAAAGAAGAATTTGTTTAGTGGAAATACTACTATTGGGGCTGTGGTAACTAATGGAAATTTCACAAAAACACAAATGAATAAAGTTGCTTCAATGGCACATAATGGCTATGGAAGAGCAATAAGACCTGCCCACTCTATGTTTGATGGAGATACTATTTTTGCTGCGTCATGTGGAAAAATAGAAGCTGATTTAAGTGTAGTTGGATTTTTAGCTGCTGAAGTTATGGAAAAAGCTATTGTAAGAGCTGTAAAAAGTGCAGATTCAATTTTACAATATAAAAGTTATAAAGACCTTTAA
- a CDS encoding hydrogenase maturation protease has protein sequence MKAKVIALGNILMEDDGIGIRILENIKEELTHNNVESISGETDVEYCISQVKDGDFIFIIDASYNGKVPGTITVASLQDYKCKKKYYTQHSYSFIDLIGVYYKSLTGFIIEIEAASISFKLGLSHNLQNKLKSISKDVLKNIFLRLNDRAWEEK, from the coding sequence ATGAAAGCAAAAGTTATTGCTCTAGGAAACATATTGATGGAGGATGATGGCATTGGAATTAGAATACTGGAAAATATAAAGGAGGAGCTTACGCATAACAATGTTGAATCTATAAGTGGAGAGACAGATGTGGAATATTGCATTTCCCAAGTAAAAGATGGTGATTTTATATTTATAATAGATGCTTCTTATAATGGAAAAGTTCCAGGTACGATAACAGTTGCCAGCTTACAAGATTATAAGTGTAAAAAGAAATATTATACTCAGCATAGCTATAGTTTCATAGATTTGATAGGAGTTTATTACAAATCCTTAACTGGATTTATTATTGAAATTGAAGCAGCTAGTATAAGCTTTAAATTGGGACTTAGCCATAATTTACAGAATAAGCTTAAGTCTATTTCAAAAGATGTATTGAAAAATATTTTTCTGAGATTGAATGATAGAGCATGGGAGGAAAAATAG
- a CDS encoding ECF transporter S component, protein MERQIKSHSKFGIRQITVIGMLSGISIVLGITGLGFIPIPPVKATIMHVPVIIGSILEGPIVGASVGLIFGIFSVIQSITAPTPVSFVFMNPLVSVLPRVLIGIIPYYVYRCFSMKKKIIPIGIASAVGSLMNTIGVLGMIYIIYLGSYAKALNISSSAAQKGIIAVGVTNGIPEMILCILITISVVTAVTKIKHK, encoded by the coding sequence ATGGAAAGACAAATAAAAAGTCATTCAAAGTTTGGAATTAGACAGATTACTGTAATTGGAATGCTGTCTGGAATTTCTATTGTACTTGGAATTACAGGACTGGGGTTTATACCTATTCCACCGGTGAAAGCCACCATAATGCATGTACCTGTCATAATAGGTTCTATTTTAGAAGGACCTATAGTTGGTGCCTCAGTAGGGCTTATTTTCGGTATATTTAGTGTGATTCAGTCTATAACTGCACCTACACCAGTTTCTTTTGTATTTATGAATCCACTGGTATCAGTTTTACCTAGAGTACTCATAGGTATAATACCTTATTATGTATACAGGTGCTTTAGTATGAAGAAAAAGATTATTCCTATAGGAATAGCTTCAGCAGTAGGCTCATTGATGAATACTATTGGGGTTTTAGGAATGATATATATTATATATCTTGGATCTTATGCAAAGGCTTTGAATATAAGTTCAAGTGCTGCCCAAAAGGGAATTATAGCTGTAGGTGTTACAAATGGTATACCTGAAATGATTTTATGTATACTTATTACAATATCTGTAGTTACTGCAGTTACTAAGATAAAACACAAATAG